From the genome of Fusarium oxysporum f. sp. lycopersici 4287 chromosome 3, whole genome shotgun sequence, one region includes:
- a CDS encoding hypothetical protein (At least one base has a quality score < 10), with product MPSSAPVLLRQGSRGAEFQQSSAREPDHRVSEGRQESPLRRPLSACNVALHVRARGQLSRSVQSFGSVADRLSQPFCKHQSPIFTKRDPHAEAIGNGVYERVKRETQSRQVIREERLDAGAVYEAEVGGIY from the coding sequence ATGCCCAGTTCGGCTCCAGTTCTTTTGCGACAAGGCAGCCGAGGGGCTGAGTTTCAACAATCCAGTGCTAGAGAGCCTGATCACCGCGTATCCGAAGGTCGTCAAGAATCTCCCCTTCGCCGACCGTTATCGGCGTGCAATGTTGCCCTTCATGTAAGAGCACGAGGCCAGTTGTCCCGCAGTGTCCAATCTTTTGGGTCAGTTGCGGATCGACTATCACAACCGTTCTGCAAACACCAAAGTCCCATCTTCACAAAACGAGATCCTCATGCGGAGGCTATCGGTAATGGCGTGTATGAGAGGGTCAAACGCGAAACCCAGTCGCGGCAAGTCATCCGAGAAGAGAGGCTGGATGCTGGGGCAGTGTACGAGGCGGAAGTTGGAGGCATATATTGA
- a CDS encoding hypothetical protein (At least one base has a quality score < 10) translates to MAPSFISLPPEIISMILTYLPPEDVLRIGLTYKRLNILSLSPIGCCHNSEIRYIMIEKRNLASPVSSSIIMNLASSAQELNIHPFALSSFDILLNLRRSPLGAEWKASSESLQSIIPFILIPIAACKLQVGGLNISARLLTRDVRCIIPSLLPPRLRCSPSLTQRPALYDFTSETCIFGGNLKNVTMPLLKRLAFVMEEYEEKELKDFLLRHAKTLVTVDLGSFMTKNPIKKRPIVQFIIEELQVPCLLGVERNGSDHHEALHCRDVDDDAGLWN, encoded by the coding sequence ATGGCACCTTCCTTCATTTCTCTTCCACCTGAGATAATATCCATGATACTCACATATCTCCCACCAGAAGATGTCCTCCGTATTGGGCTGACCTACAAGCGCCTGAATATTCTATCACTATCTCCGATTGGTTGTTGTCATAATTCGGAAATCCGTTATATCATGATTGAGAAACGAAATCTTGCGAGTCCCGTCAGTTCCTCAATAATTATGAATCTTGCGTCGTCAGCCCAAGAACTTAATATCCATCCCTTCGCTCTTTCATCCTTCGACATATTGCTAAATCTACGGAGGTCACCTCTCGGGGCAGAGTGGAAAGCTAGTTCCGAATCCCTTCAGAGCATTATACCATTCATTCTTATTCCTATAGCAGCTTGCAAGCTGCAAGTCGGGGGACTCAATATTTCTGCCAGATTGCTTACTCGGGATGTCCGTTGTATTATCCCTAGTCTGCTACCGCCTCGGCTGAGATGCTCCCCATCTCTCACGCAACGTCCAGCACTGTATGATTTCACGTCTGAAACATGCATATTCGGGGGCAACCTGAAGAATGTCACTATGCCTCTGCTGAAGCGACTCGCTTTTGTTATGGAGGAATACGAGgaaaaagaacttaaagaCTTTCTCCTCAGGCATGCGAAAACGCTTGTGACAGTGGACCTTGGTAGCTTTATGACCAAGAACCCCATAAAGAAACGTCCCATTGTTCAGTTTATTATTGAAGAACTACAAGTGCCTTGTTTATTGGGCGTCGAGAGAAATGGAAGCGACCATCATGAGGCTCTCCATTGccgtgatgttgatgatgatgcaggTTTATGGAATTAA
- a CDS encoding hypothetical protein (At least one base has a quality score < 10), whose protein sequence is METESLSDLFRRLDAQNRENVALAGLGIRTSADIFEAIQSQYEHSRSQRNEAYGWSVVSPALVDLGIRTSADILEALNGENGQKSGDMSSRRRHRLHRKPGIMSSGQGQVVDSAEGTVENGPQEEPRHRSELKRSGPRSDDGQLPHKRPRTVERQERSESEQVQDLANVLGVLEEDFAEKERLSDDQTWCTPVSHERKAKTVEEFYKAFHDMRTLPVLTCMFCYPKHSRAELQYVDWDWWVANAIEKRDGSPFKCVQCFPVGQKILGCADCGGHLGRGALSAAARLHTQLGCEHMFPDELKDLTPVEEKLIALNSCYGFITKHSVSDGHRQGATYPRHVKGHITVFPNNVQELATNVLPHPLLKVMDDVHISWQGQEKPAPSDLSTLLSVRRNAVEKALLWLKRHNPLYADIEIDEAELDSWDAPSHGVPSQVFDRLERNEPSAREKMQTVHIVPPTERDIDDHEPADNQEIMASLAEGLSTSGEPEVDGFASGEDGDDWVGNNRDRVDETESSGMFNLDGRPDIPDAEKLRYLVKSMAKTFPSLFPLGKGGPRQAEEHSKDATGQVHPIFELEAAAQHLVSSRNMSLEAWVKMVIQRHGGRFATHPVFPFLVFNIGVRSRNRRVNMASMRRSDFPDVERTIQDLTASRLEKARGELEACGKTADPDVNRLLRNLSLYGYRQPMSRESRLTTRRKIKSLIIRYGIPAIWFTLNPNDITNPIKLKLAAYRTRETDRAEEYLRSLDQAYKRARLAISDPLSSAIFFHREISMFFQYYVMVGKDSVFGRVSQYYGAVETNERGALHLHGLLWLQGNMYLSSLLSDVQGEEQAAYRQRVTEYVDSVFTEDLDEESFARVRTGRSVTSDVSSLLERAFQFPPTFEEEANFCAGATQIHTHSPTCVKYAIGRRGTKQNPCRFGAPWKPVEKTYFDEDGLLRLRRSHSLVNRWNKVMAVGLRHNHDISFIVTKCKGLALVYYVTNYATKVEDPVWKRVVAAKDLIRLLGDRDQSSNGRGRTEGDNRHSQARRFLLRMANRIFTERALSQVEVLAHFQGYETEFTNSTAWTFLNVYTLYWLVVRFNLAGRDPPAGAAEIPRQEQLRSIKSQQNGLSREREKMVQGLQNQLGGTAAADGVAAHSRSDRPGQQDNLTTHADQRGPSRDTGPSTGVMFGPSTSFCETGRQVAESFTLNQRQSIALQLICRQLDRMWHDDNETPQLCQFIGGEGGTGKSRVIAAIAELFVRTGQSHRLLLTATSGTAAANINGITIHSACRFSKDTVARVGRAGDPDGFASSGSAALRIDGQTKMDWQEKQVLIIDEVSMLGARTLHAVNEQLCRLRESARDFGGIPIVIFCGDFHQFRPVQERSILLPSASTTWEGDNGFGIEQRRQHDMAHALWRKFTTVVLLDEQVRAAQDPRLRGLLTRIRKGVQDQSDVEYLNSHCYQEGRRIPWESGITVVTPLNRNRWNLNIEATLAFRKQWQRQVRIFVSEHRWKDNEPTEEEAIMMLGQGDDSTIPVPAIFMFVPGMPVVVNKNTHQGLKLVNGASYTAQHVILDKAHPGHQIDADTVLHFGPPAGILLGSETTRDFRFIGMPPGTVLLTPTSVKIECQRKRPWQQVDVSRRGLPCAPAFACTDYKVQGRTLDLVALELRGTRTTNIDGQAVPSQCDPYSLYVQLSRCRTLDGIMLLSRAREHDLIGNTVPAEMAQAELRLEQLSEETLKGAESRDWLE, encoded by the exons ATGGAGACGGAGAGTCTGTCCGATCTGTTCCGTCGCCTAGATGCGCAGAATCGCGAGAATGTGGCACTCGCCGGCCTGGGGATCCGTACATCGGCAGATATCTTCGAGGCTATACAGAGCCAGTATGAGCACTCTAGGAGCCAAAGAAATGAGGCATATGGATGGTCGGTTGTTAGTCCGGCACTGGTAGATCTGGGCATTCGGACGTCAGCCGACATTCTAGAGGCGTTGAACGGGGAGAACGGCCAGAAAAGTGGTGATATGAGTTCTCGCCGacgtcatcgtcttcatcggaAACCGGGGATCATGTCATcaggccaaggccaagtcgTTGACAGCGCGGAAGGTACGGTAGAGAATGGGCCTCAAGAAGAACCAAGGCATCGGAGTGAACTGAAGAGGTCCGGCCCTCGTAGCGACGACGGGCAGCTACCACACAAACGTCCCAGAACTGTGGAGCGCCAGGAGAGGAGCGAGTCTGAGCAGGTGCAAGACCTCGCCAACGTGCTGGGTGTGTTGGAGGAAGACTTTGCAGAAAAGGAGCGGCTATCTGACGACCAGACATGGTGTACGCCTGTGAGCCACGAGAGAAAGGCGAAGACGGTCGAGGAGTTCTACAAAGCGTTCCACGACATGAGAACGCTGCCGGTCCTCACCTGTATGTTCTGTTATCCTAAGCATAGCAGAGCTGAGTTGCAGTATGTTGACTGGGACTGGTGGGTGGCAAATGCCATCGAAAAGCGCGACGGCTCACCTTTCAAGTGCGTTCAGTGCTTCCCTGTAGGACAGAAGATTCTCGGGTGCGCAGACTGCGGAGGACACCTGGGGAGAGGTGCGTTATCGGCAGCAGCGCGGCTGCACACGCAGTTGGGATGCGAGCACATGTTTCCTGACGAGCTGAAGGATCTCACGCCggtcgaggagaagctgaTTGCGCTGAACTCGTGCTACggcttcatcaccaagcacAGCGTCTCAGATGGACACAGACAAGGCGCGACCTACCCGAGACATGTGAAGGGACATATCACGGTATTCCCAAACAACGTGCAGGAGCTAGCAACGAATGTCCTCCCACATCCGCTCTTGAAGGTCATGGATGATGTCCATATATCATGGCAGGGGCAGGAGAAACCAGCGCCGAGTGACCTGTCAACGTTACTATCGGTGCGACGTAACGCCGTCGAGAAGGCATTGCTGTGGCTCAAAAGGCACAATCCGTTGTATGCCGACATCGAAATTGACGAGGCGGAATTGGATAGTTGGGATGCGCCGTCACACGGAGTGCCTTCCCAAGTTTTTGATCGACTGGAACGGAATGAGCCTTCGGCGAGGGAGAAGATGCAGACGGTGCACATTGTCCCACCCACAGAGCGCGATATCGACGATCATGAACCGGCAGATAACCAAGAGATCATGGCATCGTTAGCCGAGGGCCTAAGCACATCAGGAGAACCAGAAGTTGATGGCTTCGCCTctggtgaggatggtgacgATTGGGTCGGTAATAACAGAGATCGAGTGGACGAAACAGAATCATCCGGCATGTTCAACTTGGACGGGCGCCCAGACATCCCAGATGCGGAGAAGCTACGGTATCTCGTCAAGTCCATGG CCAAAACATTTCCCAGCTTGTTCCCGCTGGGCAAAGGCGGTCCCCGGCAGGCCGAAGAGCACTCCAAGGATGCGACAGGGCAAGTGCATCCTATTTTCGAGCTGGAAGCCGCTGCGCAACACCTCGTATCGTCCCGGAACATGAGCTTGGAGGCTTGGGTGAAAATGGTGATCCAGCGACACGGCGGCCGCTTTGCAACGCATCCCGTCTTTCCCTTTCTCGTTTTCAATATAGGGGTGCGGTCTAGAAACCGCCGCGTGAACATGGCAAGCATGCGGAGGAGTGATTTCCCGGACGTAGAACGTACCATCCAAGACTTGACCGCGTCAAGGCTTGAGAAGGCGAGGGGAGAGCTAGAGGCTTGCGGTAAGACTGCCGATCCAGACGTCAACCGGCTGCTGAGGAACCTGTCACTTTACGGCTACCGTCAGCCGATGTCAAGGGAGAGCAGGCTGACGACGCGGCGGAAGATCAAGTCCCTCATAATTCGGTACGGCATCCCCGCCATCTGGTTCACGCTCAACCCAAACGATATCACGAACCCGATAAAGCTCAAGCTGGCTGCATACCGTACCCGTGAGACAGACAGAGCCGAGGAATATCTAAGAAGTCTTGATCAGGCGTACAAGAGGGCTCGACTCGCGATATCGGATCCCCTCAGCTCGgcaatcttcttccatcgGGAGATCTCCATGTTCTTCCAGTACTACGTGATGGTTGGGAAGGATTCAGTATTCGGGCGGGTCAGCCAGTACTATGGGGCAGTAGAGACCAATGAAAGGGGCGCGCTCCACCTCCACGGCCTCCTCTGGCTGCAGGGTAATATGTATCTGAGTTCCCTTCTCAGCGACGTTCAAGGAGAGGAGCAAGCGGCATATCGGCAGCGAGTGACCGAGTATGTTGACAGTGTCTTTACGGAG GATCTCGATGAGGAGTCTTTCGCGAGAGTGCGAACAGGGAGATCGGTGACGTCTGACGTGTCGTCGCTATTGGAGAGAGCATTCCAATTTCCCCCGACtttcgaagaagaagcgaactTCTGCGCAGGTGCTACACAAATTCACACGCATAGCCCTACATGCGTCAAGTACGCGATCGGGAGACGCGGAACGAAGCAGAATCCTTGCCGATTCGGGGCGCCTTGGAAACCAGTGGAGAAGACTTACTTTGACGAAGACGGGCTATTGCGGCTTCGACGCAGCCACAGCCTGGTGAACCGATGGAACAAGGTAATGGCAGTGGGGCTGCGACACAACCACGATATATCCTTCATTGTGACAAAATGTAAGGGTCTGGCGCTCGTCTACTACGTGACCAACTACGCCACCAAAGTGGAGGATCCGGTGTGGAAGCGTGTGGTGGCAGCCAAAGACCTAATTCGGCTCCTGGGTGATAGGGATCAGTCGAGCAACGGGCGAGGTCGAACCGAGGGCGACAACCGTCACAGCCAAGCGCGCCGATTTCTGCTGCGAATGGCCAACAGAATCTTCACGGAACGGGCGTTGTCGCAGGTCGAGGTGTTGGCACATTTTCAGGGATACGAGACAGAATTTACAAACAGCACCGCCTGGACGTTTCTGAACGTCTACACTCTCTACTGGCTGGTGGT GAGGTTCAATCTCGCGGGCAGAGATCCCCCGGCAGGAGCAGCTGAGATCCCCCGGCAGGAGCAGCTGAGATCCATCAAGTCACAGCAAAACGGTCTCTCCCGCGAACGGGAGAAGATGGTCCAGGGACTGCAGAATCAGTTGGGCGGCACAGCAGCCGCCGACGGAGTCGCGGCGCACAGCAGGTCCGACAGGCCCGGCCAGCAAGACAATCTTACCACGCATGCCGATCAAAGGGGCCCATCTCGGGATACGGGTCCATCGACGGGCGTTATGTTCGgcccatccacatcctttTGCGAGACCGGAAGGCAAGTGGCCGAGTCCTTCACACTGAACCAAAGACAAAGCATAGCGTTGCAGTTGATATGTCGCCAACTTGACCGGATGTGGCACGACGACAACGAAACCCCTCAACTCTGCCAATTCATTGGAGGTGAGGGAGGCACCGGCAAGTCTCGCGTCATTGCTGCCATCGCGGAATTGTTCGTTCGTACGGGACAATCCCATCGCCTGCTATTGACGGCGACGTCCGGCACAGCGGCCGCGAACATCAATGGAATCACTATCCATTCCGCTTGCAGATTCTCTAAAGACACAGTCGCGAGAGTAGGCCGCGCCGGTGACCCAGACGGCTTCGCATCGTCTGGCTCGGCAGCTCTCCGCATCGACGGGCAGACCAAGATGGACTGGCAGGAGAAACAGGTCTTGATCATAGACGAAGTCAGCATGCTGGGCGCTCGGACGCTGCACGCCGTCAACGAACAGCTCTGCAGATTGAGAGAGTCTGCTCGAGACTTCGGTGGGATTCCGATAGTCATCTTTTGCGGCGACTTCCATCAGTTCCGTCCCGTGCAGGAGCGATCGATCCTCCTCCCCAGCGCCTCTACTACCTGGGAAGGAGATAATGGCTTCGGCATAGAACAGAGGCGGCAACATGACATGGCTCACGCCCTGTGGAGGAAGTTCACCACAGTGGTGCTGCTAGATGAGCAAGTCCGTGCCGCGCAAGATCCGCGACTACGTGGGCTCCTGACACGCATTCGGAAAGGGGTACAAGACCAGTCGGACGTAGAGTACCTAAACAGCCACTGTTATCAAGAAGGCAGACGGATCCCGTGGGAGTCAGGCATCACAGTGGTGACGCCGCTCAATAGAAACCGCTGGAACCTGAACATCGAAGCAACGCTTGCCTTTCGCAAGCAATGGCAGCGGCAGGTTCGGATATTCGTCTCCGAGCATAGATGGAAGGACAATGAGCCGACGgaggaagaagccatcatgaTGTTGGGTCAGGGCGACGACAGCACCATCCCGGTGCCCGCCATCTTCATGTTCGTACCTGGCATGCCCGTCGTCGTAAACAAAAACACCCATCAAGGTCTGAAACTGGTGAACGGCGCCAGTTATACGGCCCAGCACGTTATTCTCGACAAGGCTCACCCGGGCCACCAGATCGACGCCGATACCGTGCTCCATTTTGGCCCGCCGGCGGGGATACTGTTGGGGTCAGAGACGACGAGAGACTTCCGCTTCATTGGTATGCCCCCCGGTACGGTCCTCCTGACGCCTACGAGTGTTAAGATAGAGTGCCAAAGGAAACGGCCATGGCAGCAAGTCGATGTCTCGCGCAGAGGGCTGCCATGTGCGCCAGCGTTTGCATGTACGGACTACAAGGTGCAGGGAAGAACGTTAGATCTGGTGGCGCTGGAGCTGCGAGGGACCAGGACCACCAACATTGATGGCCAGGCGGTCCCGAGCCAATGCGACCCTTATAGCCTGTACGTACAGCTGTCGCGGTGCAGAACGCTGGACGGCATCATGCTTCTGTCTAGGGCGCGAGAGCATGACTTGATAGGGAACACGGTACCGGCGGAGATGGCCCAGGCTGAACTGAGGCTGGAGCAGCTGAGCGAGGAGACACTCAAGGGCGCGGAATCCCGGGACTGGCTAGAATAG
- a CDS encoding hypothetical protein (At least one base has a quality score < 10), which produces MSHSVSLQSTVQASTPHRAFRNTTASTNATTGTTATAAPRELSSTNCILHPFGPERTTTQLSSASNSTGKSQASLLVFDSLEENDFFFGSPASSFSEAMPPAIRRSTTAADARAGSAHASKRRRTSTTAAPAAPPRPTSTQRKSPATGKDMDVEELFGTSHTCSPIDVEPKAEFDTIDLTENNEVFEEVRKPEKDNRVKLAAFQCVICMDDCSNLTVTHCGHLYCASCLHQSLHVDVTKVKCPMCRQKLDMKPRKSYDSTTKGYWLLELKLMTATRKGKRKAYTLS; this is translated from the exons ATG TCCCATAGCGTAAGCCTTCAATCAACCGTTCAGGCTTCCACGCCGCACCGTGCATTCCGCAACACCACCGCATCCACCAACGCCACTACAGGTACAACGGCCACTGCTGCTCCACGAGAATTATCGTCCACCAACTGCATCCTCCACCCTTTCGGCCCTGAGCGAACAACAACCCAGCTCTCCTCGGCTAGCAACTCCACTGGCAAATCTCAAGCATCGCTGCTTGTTTTCGACTCCCTCGAGGAGaacgacttcttctttggcagtCCCGCAAGCTCCTTTTCTGAAGCTATGCCGCCCGCGATTCGGCGGAGTACCACAGCTGCGGATGCTCGAGCTGGTTCAGCGCACGCGAGTAAGCGACGACGAACATCGACGACTGCTGCACCCGCGGCCCCCCCAAGACCGACGTCGACACAGAGAAAGTCACCCGCAACCGGAAAAGACATGGATGTTGAAGAGCTATTCGGCACAAGCCATACTTGTTCCCCCATCGACGTTGAACCCAAAGCCGAATTCGACACCATCGATCTAACCGAGAACAACGAAGTGTTCGAGGAAGTCCGAAAGCCAGAAAAGGATAATCGCGTCAAGCTTGCTGCCTTTCAATGTGTCATCTGTATGGACGACTGCTCTAACCTCACAGTCACACATTGTG GTCATCTATATTGCGCCTCTTGCTTGCACCAGTCTCTTCATGTCGACGTCACCAAAGTAAAATGTCCCATGTGCCGTCAAAAACTTGACATGAAGCCTCGAAAGAGTTATGACAGCACGACCAAGGGATACTGGCTCCTTGAACTGAAGCTCATGACTGCCACACGGAAAGGAAAGCGCAAGGCCTATACACTGTCCTGA
- a CDS encoding hypothetical protein (At least one base has a quality score < 10) yields the protein MILEVVTGSFARIRAEAENAAVVEEKNGKRSATFNIAEFEESMPLLVGCYRETLRLVNQTLSTRRILQDTSVTTPEGATYILKKDTDLQLPAGVAHYEDSVWGADVNVFNPERFLPSSKGSTEDERKRKAAYIPFGGGRHLCPGRNLA from the coding sequence ATGATCCTAGAAGTAGTGACCGGATCTTTCGCGCGGATACGAGCCGAAGCTGAGAATGCAGCTGTTGTGGAGGAGAAAAATGGCAAGAGGAGTGCGACGTTTAATATTGCGGAATTTGAGGAGAGTATGCCTCTGCTGGTGGGCTGTTATCGCGAGACGTTGCGTCTTGTGAACCAGACTCTTAGCACGCGACGCATCCTCCAAGACACAAGCGTCACAACACCCGAAGGAGCAACATATATTCTCAAAAAAGACACAGACTTGCAACTCCCGGCTGGCGTAGCACACTACGAGGACAGTGTCTGGGGCGCAGATGTCAACGTCTTCAATCCAGAGCGCTTCCTCCCATCATCCAAGGGAAGCACAGAGGATGAGCGCAAGCGAAAAGCAGCGTACATACCCTTCGGAGGCGGTCGCCATCTGTGTCCAGGCCGCAACCTCGCTTAG